In Halobaculum rubrum, the following are encoded in one genomic region:
- a CDS encoding ArsR/SmtB family transcription factor, translating to MATTERLERLIADEVGECCAADVNDRLAGLRELAASARVDEADEGSDLDALSALGSGTRYRLARLLAAADGELCVCELEPLVDVSESAVSHALSTLTDAGLLARRKEGKWRYYDTTERAEALLAALDSTRAVEE from the coding sequence ATGGCAACGACGGAGCGGCTCGAACGACTCATCGCCGACGAGGTGGGCGAGTGCTGTGCGGCCGACGTGAACGACAGGCTGGCGGGCCTCCGCGAGTTGGCGGCGAGCGCCCGCGTCGACGAGGCGGACGAGGGATCGGACCTCGACGCACTCTCCGCGCTCGGGAGCGGCACGCGTTACCGGCTTGCGCGCCTGCTCGCGGCCGCCGACGGGGAGTTGTGCGTCTGCGAACTGGAGCCGTTGGTCGACGTGAGCGAGTCGGCCGTGAGTCACGCGCTCTCGACGCTGACGGACGCGGGTCTGCTCGCGCGCCGGAAGGAGGGCAAGTGGCGGTACTACGACACCACCGAGCGCGCGGAGGCGCTGTTGGCCGCGCTGGACTCGACTCGGGCGGTAGAGGAATGA
- the ileS gene encoding isoleucine--tRNA ligase encodes MDDSDISDQYTPEAVEAAVSERWDETDAYEVTKEAHADDPSFFFVDGPPYTTGQMHLGTAWNKTLKDAVIRHKRMTGHDVTDRPGYDMHGLPIETKVEQELGFDTKRDIEEFGMENFIEECREFAVRNRENMDEDFQSIGAWMDWDDPYQTIQPEYMESAWWALSRVHDRGLVEQGKRSISQCPRCETAIANNEVEYEEVESPSIYVKFPLRDRDGHLVIWTTTPWTIPANTFIAVGADLTYQEVEATRDGETETLFLAESTVEDALSRGRYDDYEVVAEHSGEELVGWAYDHPLAEEVPEHPSFEGSGEVYTADYVEADRTGLVHSAPGHGQEDFERGEELGLESFCPVGGDGVYTEAGGKYAGEFVRDANDDIIADLDANGLLLASETHEHSYGHCWRCDTPIVFLATDQWFIRITEIKDELLDNIDDAEWHPHSAREGRFRNFVEEAPDWNVSRQRYWGIPLPIWVPEDAETYDAEDLIVVATREELAERVDQEIDPESIDLHRPSVDDLTITEGGTTYERVPDVFDVWFDSSVASLGTIGYPSDEADFEELWPADLIIEAHDQTRGWFWSQLGMGTAALGESPYDEVLMHGFTTMGDGSKMSKSKGNIVEPEEAIDAAGRDPLRCYLLSHEQQEKNLAFEWDGLHEMQSTLNILWNVFRFPLPYMELDGYDPADPDVHGADLTVVDEWVLSRLQTVKAEMDAAWDDYEVDDALNALLEFVTRDVSRFYVKAIRERMWEDEDSASKRAAYDTMATVLGEVTRLLAPYAPYLTERMYQHLDGEATTVHQLASPEIDDDLRDEQLETDMSVLRGVEEAAANARQRAERKLRWPVTRVVVALDDESARESVSNLRDLLADRVNSRSVEVVDSYGELVEVAEPEMSKLGPAFGGDAQEVMAAIRGATRADLEATGRLAVEVDGETYELDDDMVTFHSQAPEGVVSAEFDAGTVYVDTELTEDVESEGYARDVVRRIQEMRKELDLDVDERIRVSLDVADDRVAGFVDDHREYVAEETRADAFVEGASRPEGGEAAGADEDADFDLVEEWSVEGVAVTIGVARVEAETPADD; translated from the coding sequence ATGGACGACAGCGACATCTCGGACCAGTACACGCCGGAGGCGGTGGAGGCCGCCGTCTCCGAGCGCTGGGACGAGACGGACGCCTACGAGGTGACGAAGGAGGCACACGCCGACGACCCCTCGTTCTTCTTCGTCGACGGCCCGCCGTACACGACCGGCCAGATGCACCTGGGGACGGCCTGGAACAAGACCCTCAAGGACGCCGTCATCCGCCACAAGCGGATGACCGGCCACGACGTGACCGACCGCCCCGGCTACGACATGCACGGGCTCCCCATCGAGACGAAAGTCGAGCAGGAACTCGGCTTCGACACCAAGCGGGACATCGAGGAGTTCGGCATGGAGAACTTCATCGAGGAGTGTCGGGAGTTCGCCGTCCGCAACCGCGAGAACATGGACGAGGACTTCCAGTCCATCGGCGCCTGGATGGACTGGGACGATCCGTACCAGACCATCCAGCCGGAGTACATGGAGTCCGCCTGGTGGGCGCTCTCGCGGGTCCACGACCGCGGCCTCGTCGAGCAGGGCAAGCGCTCCATCTCGCAGTGTCCGCGGTGTGAGACCGCCATCGCCAATAACGAGGTCGAGTACGAGGAGGTCGAGTCGCCCTCGATCTACGTGAAGTTCCCCCTCCGCGACCGCGACGGTCACCTCGTCATCTGGACGACGACGCCGTGGACCATCCCCGCGAACACGTTCATCGCCGTCGGCGCCGACCTGACCTATCAGGAGGTCGAGGCGACCAGAGACGGCGAGACCGAGACCCTGTTCCTCGCGGAGTCGACCGTCGAGGACGCCCTCTCGCGCGGTCGCTACGACGACTACGAGGTCGTCGCCGAGCACTCGGGCGAGGAGCTGGTCGGCTGGGCGTACGACCACCCGCTCGCCGAGGAGGTGCCCGAGCATCCGAGCTTCGAGGGCTCCGGCGAGGTGTACACCGCCGACTACGTCGAGGCCGACCGCACCGGACTGGTCCACTCCGCGCCCGGCCACGGGCAGGAGGACTTCGAGCGCGGCGAGGAACTCGGCCTAGAGTCGTTCTGCCCCGTCGGCGGCGACGGCGTCTACACCGAGGCGGGCGGCAAGTACGCCGGGGAGTTCGTCCGCGACGCCAACGACGACATCATCGCGGACCTCGACGCGAATGGCCTGCTGCTTGCGTCGGAAACTCACGAACACAGCTACGGTCACTGCTGGCGGTGTGACACGCCCATCGTCTTCCTCGCGACCGACCAGTGGTTCATCCGGATCACCGAGATCAAAGACGAGCTCCTCGACAACATCGACGACGCCGAGTGGCACCCACACTCCGCCCGCGAGGGCCGCTTCCGCAACTTCGTCGAGGAGGCGCCCGACTGGAACGTCTCCCGGCAGCGCTACTGGGGGATCCCCCTCCCGATCTGGGTGCCCGAGGACGCCGAGACGTACGACGCCGAGGACTTGATCGTCGTCGCCACGCGCGAGGAGCTCGCCGAGCGCGTCGATCAGGAGATCGATCCCGAATCCATCGACCTCCACCGGCCCTCGGTCGACGACCTGACGATCACCGAGGGCGGGACCACCTACGAGCGCGTGCCGGACGTGTTCGACGTGTGGTTCGACTCCTCGGTCGCCAGCCTCGGCACCATCGGCTACCCGAGCGACGAGGCGGACTTCGAGGAGCTGTGGCCCGCGGACCTCATCATCGAGGCGCACGACCAGACCCGGGGGTGGTTCTGGTCGCAGCTGGGCATGGGCACGGCGGCCCTCGGCGAGTCGCCGTACGACGAGGTGCTGATGCACGGTTTCACCACGATGGGCGACGGCTCGAAGATGTCCAAGTCCAAGGGCAACATCGTCGAGCCCGAGGAGGCGATCGACGCCGCCGGCCGCGACCCGCTCCGCTGTTACCTCCTGAGCCACGAGCAACAGGAGAAGAACCTCGCGTTCGAGTGGGACGGCCTCCACGAGATGCAGTCGACGCTCAACATCCTGTGGAACGTGTTCCGCTTCCCGCTCCCGTACATGGAGCTGGACGGGTACGACCCGGCCGACCCCGACGTACACGGCGCGGATCTGACGGTCGTCGACGAGTGGGTGCTCTCGCGCCTGCAGACGGTCAAAGCCGAGATGGACGCAGCGTGGGACGACTACGAAGTCGACGATGCGCTGAACGCCCTGCTGGAGTTCGTGACGCGGGACGTGTCGCGCTTCTACGTGAAGGCGATCCGCGAGCGCATGTGGGAGGACGAGGACAGCGCCTCCAAGCGCGCCGCCTACGACACGATGGCGACCGTGCTCGGCGAGGTCACCCGACTCCTGGCGCCGTACGCGCCGTACCTCACCGAGCGGATGTACCAGCATCTCGACGGCGAGGCGACGACGGTCCACCAGCTCGCGTCCCCCGAAATCGACGACGACCTCCGCGACGAACAGCTGGAGACGGACATGTCCGTCCTCCGCGGTGTGGAGGAGGCGGCCGCGAACGCCCGCCAGCGCGCCGAGCGAAAGCTCCGCTGGCCCGTCACGCGCGTCGTCGTCGCTCTCGACGACGAGTCGGCCCGCGAGTCGGTGTCGAACCTCCGGGACCTGCTCGCCGACCGTGTCAACAGCCGGTCGGTCGAGGTGGTCGACTCCTACGGCGAACTCGTCGAGGTGGCCGAGCCCGAGATGTCGAAGCTGGGTCCCGCCTTCGGCGGCGACGCCCAGGAGGTCATGGCCGCCATCCGAGGCGCGACCCGCGCCGACCTGGAGGCCACCGGTCGCCTCGCTGTCGAGGTCGACGGCGAGACGTACGAGTTGGACGACGACATGGTCACCTTCCACTCGCAGGCGCCCGAGGGCGTCGTCAGCGCCGAGTTCGACGCCGGAACCGTCTACGTCGACACGGAACTCACCGAGGACGTCGAGTCCGAGGGGTACGCCCGCGACGTGGTCCGTCGGATCCAGGAGATGCGCAAGGAACTCGACCTCGACGTCGACGAGCGCATCCGCGTCTCGCTGGACGTGGCCGACGACCGCGTCGCCGGCTTCGTCGACGACCACCGCGAGTACGTCGCCGAGGAGACGCGCGCCGACGCGTTCGTGGAGGGCGCTTCGCGTCCCGAAGGCGGCGAAGCCGCCGGAGCCGACGAGGACGCCGACTTCGACCTCGTCGAGGAGTGGAGCGTCGAGGGGGTCGCCGTCACCATCGGGGTCGCACGTGTCGAGGCGGAGACGCCCGCCGACGACTGA
- a CDS encoding DUF7500 family protein translates to MSDADDAEEPDEERPVRDVVRVDGPDSSEEAEGDGEPPVGRDGVMDPDELDIRGHDGVDETDDGRYVISTGGETHGNHDEAADSVAEDATGSSGTADFVGDGASTDGWADAGDTARDTSATSAASANRDADGDPLDAVAAELDAISASHGFALAVAAGGETDSLRVASGEPTDSLATALRWYARRVNPDVPAEETIRELLAASDLDLG, encoded by the coding sequence ATGAGCGACGCCGACGACGCGGAGGAACCCGACGAGGAGCGACCGGTTCGGGACGTCGTCCGCGTCGACGGGCCGGACTCGAGCGAGGAGGCCGAGGGCGACGGGGAGCCGCCCGTCGGTCGCGACGGCGTGATGGACCCCGACGAGCTCGATATCCGCGGTCACGACGGCGTCGACGAGACCGACGACGGGCGATACGTCATCTCCACCGGCGGGGAGACCCACGGGAACCACGACGAGGCGGCCGACAGCGTCGCCGAGGACGCGACCGGTTCCTCGGGGACCGCCGATTTCGTCGGCGACGGGGCCAGCACGGACGGGTGGGCCGACGCGGGTGACACCGCGCGTGACACGTCGGCCACGTCAGCCGCGTCCGCGAACCGCGACGCCGACGGCGACCCGCTGGACGCCGTCGCCGCGGAGTTGGACGCGATCTCGGCGTCGCACGGCTTCGCGCTCGCGGTCGCCGCGGGCGGGGAGACGGACTCCCTGCGCGTCGCCTCGGGCGAGCCGACGGACTCGCTGGCGACGGCGCTGCGGTGGTACGCCCGCCGCGTCAACCCCGACGTGCCGGCCGAGGAGACGATCCGCGAGCTGCTGGCTGCGTCGGACTTGGACCTCGGGTAG
- a CDS encoding universal stress protein, which yields MIERVLVPMDESETAERALRHALEAHPRAEIIVLHVVGEPSGMMGAAAGLALEEDAEQAGEEAADDLFSRAEEIAAEYDATVGTEVGWGSPAKEIVRLAEGVDLLVIGAHTGGVAQRLFVGNIARSIVQNSPVPVTVVH from the coding sequence ATGATCGAACGCGTCCTCGTTCCGATGGACGAATCCGAGACGGCCGAACGAGCGCTCCGACACGCGCTCGAGGCCCATCCGAGGGCGGAGATCATCGTCCTCCACGTCGTGGGCGAACCGTCCGGGATGATGGGCGCGGCGGCGGGCCTGGCCCTGGAGGAGGACGCCGAGCAGGCGGGAGAGGAGGCCGCGGACGACCTCTTCTCGCGGGCCGAAGAGATCGCCGCGGAGTACGACGCGACGGTCGGGACCGAGGTGGGGTGGGGGAGCCCGGCCAAGGAGATCGTCAGGCTCGCCGAGGGGGTCGACCTGCTCGTGATCGGCGCTCACACGGGCGGCGTGGCCCAGCGGCTGTTCGTCGGCAACATCGCGAGGAGCATCGTCCAGAACTCGCCGGTCCCGGTAACGGTCGTACACTAA
- a CDS encoding AAA family ATPase, with translation MSDDEEVALTVRGAAKRDAGRGIARLSDATMSELGVLSGETVVIAGDRETAAKVWPAGTGAEDGEILVDGETRANAGAKIGERVRVHKERVGEADAVTLIAPAALDGVDIDGDTLARAVKRDLDGRPVSAGEQVRIPHLGGNVFVVEATTPDGPVRIHDGTRVAVERGETGGDAAGAEDGSDSGGVTASSSGTGASVDLPTRDRRAGEGSGRPAEHGSDGASPSGTADTDGPAASMPPAGGVTYEDIGGLDEELDLVRETIELPLSEPEVFARLGIDPPKGVLLHGPPGTGKTLIAKAVANEVDAWFKTVSGPEITSKYKGESEEKLREIFAEANESAPSIVFFDEIDSIAGQRDDGGDMENRIVGQLLSLMDGLDAREDVIVIGATNRVDSLDPALRRGGRFDREIEIGVPGEAGRREILEVHTRRMPLADDVDIDRLAARTYGFVGADVDSLTTEAALTALRRARHEDSEVDLATVEVTRADFESALAAVEPSAMREYVAEQPDTTFDDVGGLTEAKKTLERAVTWPLTYAPLFDAAGADPPTGVLLYGPPGTGKTLLARAIAGESEVNFIEVAGPELLDRYVGESEKAVREVFERARQAAPSIVFFDEIDAIATDRDGMGDSSGVGERVVSQLLTELDRASGNPNLAVIAATNRREALDDALVRPGRLESHVEVPLPDVAGRRKILAVHTERTPLADDVNLEDVADHTEGYSGAELTAVVREATMRAVERVADEFGEEANDHADALSVTMSDFEAAMERVAPPESQE, from the coding sequence ATGAGCGACGACGAGGAGGTCGCGCTGACGGTCCGCGGCGCGGCCAAGCGCGACGCCGGGCGCGGCATTGCGCGCCTGTCCGACGCGACGATGAGCGAACTCGGGGTGCTCTCGGGCGAGACGGTCGTCATCGCCGGCGACCGCGAGACCGCCGCGAAGGTGTGGCCCGCCGGTACCGGCGCCGAGGACGGGGAGATCCTCGTCGACGGCGAGACGCGCGCCAACGCCGGCGCGAAGATCGGCGAGCGCGTCCGCGTGCACAAGGAGCGCGTCGGCGAGGCCGACGCCGTCACACTCATCGCGCCCGCCGCGCTCGACGGCGTCGACATCGACGGCGACACCCTCGCGCGCGCGGTGAAGCGTGACCTCGACGGCCGTCCCGTCAGTGCCGGCGAGCAGGTTCGGATCCCGCACCTCGGCGGCAACGTGTTCGTCGTCGAGGCCACGACCCCCGACGGGCCCGTCCGGATCCACGACGGAACCCGCGTCGCCGTCGAGCGAGGCGAGACCGGCGGAGACGCAGCGGGTGCCGAGGACGGGAGCGACAGCGGAGGCGTGACCGCCTCCTCGTCCGGGACGGGCGCGTCCGTCGACCTGCCCACTCGCGATCGACGGGCGGGCGAGGGAAGCGGACGACCCGCCGAGCACGGATCCGACGGTGCTTCGCCGTCCGGTACCGCCGATACCGACGGTCCCGCGGCGTCGATGCCGCCCGCCGGCGGCGTCACCTACGAGGACATCGGCGGGCTCGACGAGGAACTCGACCTCGTGCGCGAGACGATCGAGCTCCCGCTGTCGGAGCCGGAGGTGTTCGCCCGCCTCGGCATCGACCCGCCGAAGGGCGTGCTCCTCCACGGCCCGCCGGGCACCGGCAAGACGCTGATCGCGAAGGCCGTCGCCAACGAGGTCGACGCTTGGTTCAAGACGGTCTCCGGCCCGGAGATCACGTCGAAGTACAAAGGCGAGAGCGAGGAGAAGCTCCGGGAGATCTTCGCGGAGGCGAACGAGTCGGCGCCCAGCATCGTCTTCTTCGACGAGATCGACTCCATCGCCGGGCAGCGCGACGACGGCGGCGACATGGAGAATCGGATCGTCGGCCAACTGCTCTCGCTGATGGACGGCCTCGACGCCCGCGAGGACGTGATCGTCATCGGCGCCACGAACCGTGTCGACTCGCTCGATCCCGCGCTGCGCCGCGGCGGGCGCTTCGACCGCGAGATCGAGATCGGCGTCCCGGGCGAGGCCGGCCGCCGCGAGATCCTGGAGGTGCACACCCGCCGGATGCCCCTCGCCGACGACGTAGATATCGACCGTCTCGCCGCCCGGACGTACGGCTTCGTCGGCGCAGACGTCGACTCGCTGACGACCGAGGCCGCGCTGACGGCGCTGCGTCGCGCGCGCCACGAGGACAGCGAGGTCGACCTCGCGACGGTGGAGGTGACCCGCGCGGACTTCGAGTCGGCGCTCGCGGCGGTCGAGCCGTCCGCGATGCGCGAGTACGTCGCCGAACAGCCCGACACCACCTTCGACGACGTGGGCGGGCTGACGGAGGCGAAGAAGACGCTCGAACGCGCGGTCACGTGGCCGCTCACCTACGCGCCGCTGTTCGACGCCGCCGGCGCCGACCCGCCGACCGGCGTGCTGCTGTACGGTCCGCCCGGAACCGGGAAGACGCTGCTCGCCCGTGCCATCGCCGGCGAGTCGGAGGTGAACTTCATCGAGGTCGCCGGCCCGGAGCTGCTCGACCGCTACGTCGGCGAGTCCGAGAAGGCCGTTCGCGAGGTGTTCGAGCGCGCCCGCCAGGCGGCGCCCAGTATCGTCTTCTTCGACGAGATCGACGCCATCGCGACGGACCGCGACGGGATGGGCGACTCCTCGGGCGTCGGCGAACGCGTCGTGTCGCAACTGCTCACCGAGTTGGACCGCGCCAGCGGCAACCCGAACCTCGCGGTGATCGCGGCGACGAACCGCCGGGAGGCGCTCGACGACGCGCTCGTGCGCCCCGGCCGGCTGGAGAGCCACGTCGAGGTGCCCCTGCCGGACGTGGCGGGGCGCCGGAAGATCCTCGCGGTTCACACCGAGCGCACGCCGCTGGCGGACGACGTGAATCTGGAGGACGTGGCCGACCACACCGAGGGGTACTCGGGGGCGGAACTCACCGCGGTCGTCCGGGAGGCGACGATGCGGGCGGTCGAGCGCGTCGCCGACGAGTTCGGCGAGGAGGCGAACGACCACGCCGACGCGCTGTCGGTGACGATGAGCGACTTCGAGGCGGCGATGGAGCGGGTCGCGCCGCCCGAGTCACAGGAGTGA
- a CDS encoding DUF5615 family PIN-like protein, producing the protein MKAGDPSGELFDEDTEKQFARLCERDGHDVERVVDVPELGDGAKDPDVRAYARRENRIIVYHDDDHTQVPIDEHVGVFLIPEQLLSSFDHFRILSAVCESYPNRGSLQPVAYLTENWL; encoded by the coding sequence GTGAAAGCGGGAGATCCGTCGGGAGAGTTATTCGATGAGGACACCGAGAAGCAGTTCGCACGGCTCTGCGAGCGCGACGGTCACGATGTCGAGCGCGTCGTCGACGTGCCGGAGCTGGGCGACGGCGCGAAGGACCCCGATGTTCGTGCCTACGCCCGTCGCGAGAACCGGATCATCGTCTACCACGACGACGACCATACCCAAGTTCCGATCGACGAGCACGTCGGCGTGTTCCTCATCCCCGAGCAACTGCTCTCGTCGTTCGACCACTTTCGCATCCTCTCGGCAGTCTGTGAGTCGTATCCGAACCGTGGTAGTCTCCAGCCAGTCGCCTATCTGACTGAGAATTGGCTGTAG
- a CDS encoding tyrosine-type recombinase/integrase: MRAPSDGGFGDMPDDPSDLSVAHATELFLEAKAIDVSEKTVYDYRDRLRWFIAWCDEQGIETVDDLSGLAIDRARAQRAQDVAPTTLKGLMVAINQLVEYLVGIEAVDEQLAESVNIPSLDRADETSDTLLAPADATASLSFFRDSPAYRGTDWHTFLEIAWNTGARMGGIRGLDLRDYERLDDGATLSFVHRPQSDTPLKNKTEGERVVRISETVADVLDFYLTRERVDKRDDHGREPLLSCRQGRPSDSTLRVWSYFATQPCLHTSCPHGEDRETCKYRKRNHASKCPSSRSPHQIRSGSITWQLNRGVPLEHVAERVNATSKVIERFYDKASGERQMRRREEFTRDLDIDSDDDAEVNE, translated from the coding sequence ATGCGAGCGCCTTCTGACGGCGGATTCGGGGATATGCCGGACGACCCGTCCGATCTCAGCGTCGCTCACGCGACAGAGCTGTTCCTCGAGGCGAAGGCTATCGATGTGAGCGAGAAGACGGTGTACGACTACCGTGACCGGTTGCGGTGGTTCATCGCTTGGTGTGACGAACAGGGGATCGAGACCGTCGACGACCTGTCGGGGCTGGCGATCGACCGCGCCCGCGCTCAGCGCGCACAGGATGTGGCCCCGACGACGCTGAAGGGACTGATGGTTGCGATCAACCAACTGGTCGAGTACCTCGTCGGAATCGAGGCTGTCGACGAACAGCTGGCGGAATCGGTCAACATCCCATCCCTTGACAGGGCCGACGAAACGAGTGATACGCTGCTCGCACCGGCCGACGCGACGGCGTCGCTATCGTTTTTCCGCGACTCGCCGGCATATCGCGGGACGGATTGGCACACGTTCCTCGAGATCGCTTGGAACACGGGTGCTCGGATGGGTGGTATCCGTGGGCTCGATCTCCGCGACTACGAGCGGCTCGACGACGGTGCGACGCTGTCGTTCGTCCACCGGCCCCAGTCGGACACGCCGCTGAAAAACAAGACCGAGGGTGAGCGCGTCGTGCGGATCTCCGAGACGGTCGCCGATGTGCTCGATTTCTACTTGACTCGCGAGCGCGTCGACAAACGTGACGACCACGGTCGGGAACCGTTGTTGTCCTGCCGGCAGGGCCGGCCGAGTGACTCGACATTGCGGGTCTGGAGTTACTTCGCGACTCAGCCGTGTTTACACACGTCCTGTCCGCACGGGGAAGACCGCGAGACGTGCAAGTACCGCAAACGAAACCACGCGAGTAAGTGTCCCTCGTCGCGGTCGCCTCACCAGATCCGGTCAGGGTCGATCACGTGGCAGTTGAACCGCGGGGTCCCGCTTGAACACGTCGCCGAGCGGGTGAACGCGACCTCGAAGGTGATCGAGAGGTTCTACGACAAGGCCAGCGGCGAGCGCCAGATGCGTCGGCGCGAGGAGTTCACGCGAGATCTCGACATCGACAGCGACGACGACGCGGAGGTGAACGAGTGA